The Bdellovibrio sp. NC01 genome includes the window TCAAATCACTGCCCGCTTCGGCAGCCGGTGCTTCTGGAGCCATCGCAGCAACCGCGGCTGCGACATCGTCAACCGCAGGTTCCGAAGGTGCTGGTTCTGGAGTCGGCTCAGGCTCTGCTGCCGCCACAGGAGCTGGCGCTTCTTCAACTGGTGCCGGAGCTGGTTCAGCTGCTGGGGCTGGGGCTTGCGCCGCGGCCGCTGGAGCTGCACCACCTTTTTGCAAAGCTTCTAGTTCAGAACGAAGCTTGTCGTTTTCTTCTTTATAACGAGAAAGATCCGCAATGTCTTCGCTGATGATTTCGTATTCCGCCAAACGAGATTCCAAATCGCGAATCTTCGCTTCGGCTTCCGCATTACTACCGCCACCTTCAGCCGGAGCTGCCGACGCTGATGCCGCGGCTGCCGCCGCACCCGCTTCACTCGCTGCCGATTGAGCTTGTGCTAACTGCGCTTGAAGTTCTTCAATTTTCTTTTGGCTTTCACTGACTGTCGAACGAAGTTGCGCGACTTCTGCCGCTGACTCGCCGCCACCTACTGCGACACTCGCACCAGGCCCCATGTCACTTTCATCAAGTTCCGCGTGCACGGAATGTTCATCGTGTGCTACATGCGCTCGGGCTCCGCCGCCAGCACCTTGATTTTCAAGAATTTTTTGAAGAGTTTTTTCTAGCTGAGCAGAGTCAACTCCGTGACCAGAACCTGCATCGTGACTGCTTGATTTTCCGAAAAAGGCGCGGAATCCCAAAAACAATGAGATGAAAATAATAAGACCAACAAGCCCTTCGATGATAGCCGTGTTGTGCTGACTCCAAAATGAGAGAAATTGTTCAATTGTCACAATTCAAATTCTCGCCCATGAGCGAGATGACGTCAATGCTAGACCTACGAATAATCCCAAGCTATTGTAGAGTCCTGAGACACCGGAGGTCCCATGGCTGAAGCACCCTATGACTTAATTATCAAAGGCGGAACGTGCCTACTTCCTCACCCCTCGGACCAAGGCCTTAACCCCCGCTTCATCGAACAGCAGGTCGATATCGCAATTGCGAATGGCCGCATCGTCAAAATCAAAGAGTCTATTAATGAGTCAGCAAAACAAACTATCGTCGCGAATGGACTTCACGTTTTACCCGGAGTCATCGATAGCCAAGTTCACTTCCGCGAACCCGGATTAACTCATAAAGAGGACCTTGAATCAGGAACTCGCGCTGCCATCCTCGGTGGAGTGACGACGATCTTTGAAATGCCGAACACAAATCCGGCAACAACAACGGTCGAACTTTTTCAGGACAAATTAAACAGAGCCAAAAATCGCGCACACGCCAACTATGCTTTTTTTATTGGCGCGGGCCACGACAACATCAGCGAAATCGGCAAACTTGAATTGATGCCTCACTGTTCGGGCGTAAAGATTTTCATGGGGAGCTCTACCGGCAGTCTATTAGTAGAAGACGATGCCAGCCTTGAAAAAATCTTAGGCTTCGGCCGCCGTCGCGTGATCGTACACAGTGAAGACGAAATGCGCTTGCGCGAAAGAAAGCATATCGCAGTTGATTCCGCAGATGTTCACAATCACCCTGTATGGCGTGATGTGGAAACGGCAGTCAGCTCGACAACACGTCTTTTAAAAATTGCGCGCAAAACAGGTCGCAAGATTCACGTTTTACATGTTTCCACTGGTGAAGAGATGGATATCTTAAAAGATCAAAAAGATATCGCGACCGTGGAAGTGTTGCCGCAACATCTGACGTTGTATGCTCCTGATTGTTATGATCGCCTGGGCACGTACGCGCAACAAAACCCACCGATTCGTGAAAAACGTCATTTGGATCGTATTTGGAAAGCTCTTCTTGATGGCACGGTCGATGTGATTGGTTCTGATCACGCGCCTCATACACGTGAAGAAAAAGATCGTCCTTATCCGTCTTCACCATCGGGCGTACCAGGAGTACAAACTTTGGTGCCGATCATGTTAAATCATGTGCACGATGGAAAATTAAGCCTGCACCGATTTGTTGAGTTAGTCACAACGAATCCTTGCCGCGTTTTTGGTGTTAAAAACAAAGGTCAACTGCGTGAAGGATTTGATGCCGATGTCACGATCGTTGATTTAAAGAAAAACAAAACCATTGATAACTCGTGGATTGCAAGCAAGTGCGGCTGGACTCCGTTCCACGGTATGAAAGTCACTGGTTGGCCGACACATACAATCGTCAGCGGTAAACTTGTGATGGAAAACGATCAAGTTGTTCTACCTTCGCAAGGTCAGCC containing:
- a CDS encoding dihydroorotase; the encoded protein is MAEAPYDLIIKGGTCLLPHPSDQGLNPRFIEQQVDIAIANGRIVKIKESINESAKQTIVANGLHVLPGVIDSQVHFREPGLTHKEDLESGTRAAILGGVTTIFEMPNTNPATTTVELFQDKLNRAKNRAHANYAFFIGAGHDNISEIGKLELMPHCSGVKIFMGSSTGSLLVEDDASLEKILGFGRRRVIVHSEDEMRLRERKHIAVDSADVHNHPVWRDVETAVSSTTRLLKIARKTGRKIHVLHVSTGEEMDILKDQKDIATVEVLPQHLTLYAPDCYDRLGTYAQQNPPIREKRHLDRIWKALLDGTVDVIGSDHAPHTREEKDRPYPSSPSGVPGVQTLVPIMLNHVHDGKLSLHRFVELVTTNPCRVFGVKNKGQLREGFDADVTIVDLKKNKTIDNSWIASKCGWTPFHGMKVTGWPTHTIVSGKLVMENDQVVLPSQGQPVNFEDTEG